A window of Cellulomonas sp. SLBN-39 genomic DNA:
TCAGCTGACGGGCCCGGTCCTGGTCGCTCATGCGTCTCCCCCGCTCACACGCTGGTCCTGCAGGTCGTCACGGCACCACCAGGACGCGTGCGTGCAGCAGCGCGCGCTGGTGCAGCGCCGCGCGCACCGCGCGGTGCAGCCCGTCCTCGAGGTAGAGCACGCCCTTGTGCTCCACGACGTGGGCGAACAGGTCGCCGTAGAAGGTCGAGTCCTCGGCGAGCAGGGCGTCCAGGTGCAGCGTCACCTTGGTGGTGACGAGCTCGTCCAGCCGGACCTGCCGCGGAGGGACGGTGGCCCACTGGGCGGGCGTCACGAGCCCGTGGTCCGGGTACGGGCGCCCGTCGCCCACCGCCTTGAAGATCACGGGCCGAGTCTAGGGGGTCGCGCGGCGCGGGGGGCCGGACGTCCGGCGCGCGAGGCCCCTGCCCGCCGTCCCCGCCCGACCGGGTCCTCGGCCACGACCTGCGGGGACGTCATCGTCGTCGTCCAGGTGGTTGACGCGGGCCGTGACCGGACGTTTGAATCGATCAAACCGGACGGGAGAGCGTATTCCAACGACGGCTGCGCCCCGTGCCGCGTCACCGACGACGCCGCGCGCGCCCCGACCGGCCGACGGAGAGGGATTCGACGATGAGTCTGCGCAGTCCGGCACGCCCGCTCGTCCTCCCCGCGGTGCTCTGCACCACGGCGCTCGCACTCACCGGCCTCGCGGCCCCGGCCTCGGCGGGCGGCGGTGCCCACGGCCCCGGTGCCGGCCTGGGGGCCGTCCAGCTCGAACGGCTCGACCGCGGCCTGGTCGCGGTCGCCACGTCCGACGGCGTCTTCCTGTCCTGGCGCCTGCTCGCGCCGGAGGTCACCGGCGCCACGGCCACCACGCAGACCGGGCCGCAGTTCGTCGTCCGCCGCGACGGCGAGCCGATCGGCACCGTCGAGGGCGCGACCAACCTGCTCGACGCCGAGGGCACCACCGACGCCAGCTACACGGTGGCCGCGGTCGTCGACGGCGTCGAGGTCGACGTCAGCGAACCGGTGACGCCGTGGGGCGACGGGCACCTCGACCTGCCCCTGAGCAAGCCCGCCGACGGCGTCACGCCGGCCGGCGAGGCCTACACGTACTCCGCCAACGACATGAGCGTCGGCGACCTCGACGGCGACGGACGGTACGAGTACGTCGTCAAGTGGGACCCGTCGAACTCCAAGGACGTCTCCCAGATCGGCTACACAGGGAACGTCTACCTCGACGCGTACGAGCTCGACGGCACGCAGCTGTGGCGCATCGACCTGGGCGTGAACATCCGCGCCGGCGCCCACTACACGCAGTTCCCGGTGGCCGACTACGACGGCGACGGCACCGCCGAGCTCATGGTGAAGACGGCGCCCGGCACGACGATCACCCGCTACCGGGCCGACGGCTCCGTGCGCAGCACGCGGCCCGTGACGCTGCCGCGCGACGACGTGCGCGCCGGCGTCACCCACGCGGACGACTACCGGCTCAGCCGCGAGGGCTACTACGAGCACGTCGTGGAGATGTTCCGCGGCTGGGCGGACCGTGAGGAGGTCGTCTCCGGGCAGTGGCCCGCCACGCTCGAGGAGGCCTTCGGCATCGAGCCGCGGTACGACTACCCGCTCTCCGACGCGGATGCCCGCGCCGTCGCGGACTACTTCATGGACGTCTACGCCCCGTCCCGCAGCGCGCGCAACGTGCTGCGGAACTTCGAGGGGTTCATCGTCGACGGGCCCGAGTACCTGACCGTGGTGGGCGGCGACGGCCGCGAGCTGCAGACCGTCGACTACACGCCCGGGCGCACCGACGACGGCCTGCTGTGGGGCGACTACGCCATGGCGCGCATCGAGCCCGGCAACCGCGTCGACCGGTTCCTCGCCGGGACCGCGTACCTCGACGGCGAGCGGCCCTCGGCGGTCTTCGCCCGCGGCTACTACACGCGCACGACCCTGGTCGCCTACGACTGGGACGGCACCAAGCTCCGGGAGCGCTGGTCCGTCGACTCCGGCTGGACGCCGATGACCAACCCGTTCAACGACGGCCCGCACGGGCGCGACGGCACGGACCCCGAGTTCGGCACCCTCACCACCCAGGGCTTCCACTCGTTCTCCGTGGCCGACGTCGACGCCGACGGCCGCCAGGAGGTCGTGTACGGCTCGGCGACGATCGACGACGACGGCTCGCTGCTGTACTCGTCGTTCGCGACGATGCCGCCGGGGTCCGCGACCCCCGGCGAGGAGGCGCGGCTGGGTCACGGCGACGCCATGCACGTGACCGACATCGACCCCGCCCGTCCGGGCCTGGAGGTCTTCACCGTGCACGAGGGCGGCACCTACGCGCCGTACGGCATGGCGATGCGCGACGCCGCCACCGGCGAGACCCTGTTCGGCGTCTACTCCGGCCGTGACACCGGGCGCGGCATGGTCGGCGACGTCCGCCCCGACGTGCCGGGCCTCGAGGCCTGGGCGTCCCTGCCCGGCGGCTCCGACGCGTCCGGGCTCTACTCGGCCGACGGGCGCGTCCTGCAGCCGACCATCCCCGGCACGAACATGAGCATCCGCTGGGCCGCCGACGGCACGACGCAGATCGTCAACGGCTCCGGCGCCGCGACGCCGACGATCGACGACGCCACCCGCGGCACCCTGCTCACCGCGACGGGCGCGCTCACGAACAACGGCACCAAGGGCAACCCGTCGCTCGTCGCGGACGTCCTCGGCGACTGGCGTGAGGAGCTCTTCGTCCGCACCGCCGACTCCTCGGCGATCCGCGTCCACCTCTCGACCGAGGTCACCGACCGCGGGCTGGTGACGCTCATGCACGACCCGCAGTACCGGGCCGAGGTCGCCCGCCAGCAGACGACCTACAACCAGCCCGCGTACCCGGGCTTCTACCTCGCCTCGGACACCGACATGACCACGGTCCCCGTGGCGCAGGCGTGGCTGCCCGGCTCCGTCGGTGCGCTGCGCGAGACGTTCGACGGCCTCGTGCGGTCGAAGGACCTCCAGGGCCTCGTGGTGGTCGAGGGGAAGGTCGCGCTGGCGGCGGCGCAGGAGGCTGCCGACCGGGGTGACGAGAGGGCGCTGGTGCGCACCCTGGACCGGTTCGCCGACCGCGTCTCCACGATGCGCGACTCCCGCGTCTCGAAGGCCACACCCCAGGCCCGTACGACCCTGACCACGGCGATCACCCGGATCACGACCCCCCTGGGCTGACGGAGGGCGGCGGACCGCCGCCTGCCGACCCCGTCATCCGTGAGGCCCCGCCGATGCAGGCCGTCACGGATGACGGGGTCGGCCGCTCGGGTGGCCCCGCCCCGACCGGTGAGCCCGTCATCGGTGGCGCCTCGTGGATGCCGGGCGTCAGGGATCACGGGGTCGGCGGCCGGCGGAAGGAGCTGGCGCCGGGGGCGTGTCGGACCGGGGGCCCGGGGAAAGGCGAAGGGCGCCGCGACCCGGAGGTCGCGGCGCCCTTCGTGGCGCTGGTGTCGCTCAGGCAGGCGCGACGTTCGACGCCTGCGGGCCCTTGGGGCCCTGCTGGACGTCGAAGGACACACGCTGGTCCTCCTCGAGCGAGCGGTAGCCGCTCGACTGGATGGCCGAGTAGTGGACGAAGACGTCCGGGCCGCCGTCCTCGGGGGCGATGAAGCCGAAGCCCTTCTCAGCGTTGAACCACTTCACGATGCCGTTGGGCATGTCATTCTCCTCATGCGGTGTACTGCGGACCCGACGACCGGGACCGGTGAATCACGGTGGTCGTCGTCCGCTCCGGAGAACGTATGCCCGCCCGCCACGAGGGCGGTCGGACCGACAAGCGATGCACTGCGACTACGTGCCCCACCCTAGCGGCATTTCGGCGCGCGCCAGAAGTGGCGAGAAGGTCACGGTGAGGTCACGACTCGCCGTGGTGCGGTTGCGGCTGCACCAGGACGCTCGGGCCCTGGTCAGCGGGCCGCCCCGGCGCGCTCCGCACGGTCGCGGATGCCGCGCAGCATCTTCTCGGACATCACGGTGCTGGCCACGCTGGCGATCTCCGTCACCACCTTCGCCGCCGTGCCGGCGCGCACGTACCTCTCGCGCACGACGAGCCGTGTGCCGCCACCCGGCGCGGCGCGCAGCACGAACGCCCACGTGAACCCGTACGGCGGCTGCTGCTCGCCCGGGGCGGCGTTGCCCTCCAGCACGAGGGCGCGCCCGGGCTCGACGACGGCGACCCGCAGGACGAGGTCCGGGTGCAGCGCGACCGCGTCGCCGACGCGGACGGTCTGCCACGCGGGCTCGACCCGGTCCGCGGACCGCACGCCGCAGCCGACGAGGTTCTCGAGCGCGTCGTAGGAGTAGAAGCCGCCGCGGTCGGCGCCGATCTGCGCGACCCACGGCCACACGACGTCCGCGGGGGCGCGCACCGTGATCGCCCGCGTCGCGACGAGGTCGGCCGACGGGGTGCGGTCGTCGCCGGGCAGCGTGGCGTCGAGCTCGGCCTCCGTGGCGCCCAGGTGCAGCGCCCAGGTCCGCAGCACGGGCAGCCCGGCGAGCCCGGCGAGGAGCAGGCCCAGCGCGACCTCCCCGGCGGTCGGCAGGGGGATCGACACGCGGCGTCGGCTCACGCGCCCACCCCATCACGTCCGCCCCCGTGCCGGGCAGGGTCCTCGGTCCCTGCCCGGCAACCGTGCGGCGCCTCAGGCGGTGCGGTCGAGGACGCCGCGCAGGTAGGCGGCCTGGCCGGCGTGCTCCAGGTCGTCCGCGAGGACGCTGACCAGGCGCACGCCCAGCGTGACGGGCGGGTCCCAGCCGGGGTCGACCACGACGTCGAGGTCGTCGTCCGTCAGGCGCGCCAGGTACGCCAGGGTCTGCGCGGTCGCGGCCCGCAGGTAGTCGAGCAGGAGCGGTGCGGGGGCGGCGACGCGGGCGACGTCGTCGGGGGTCTGACCGTAGCCGTGCGCGTCGTCGTCGAACGGCAGGTCGAAGCGGCGTGCCCAGCCCTGCGCGGTCCACACCTGCTCGACACCGGCGAGGGGCGCGACCTGGGCGTCCTGCACGCGGGCGATGTGCCAGGCGAGCCACGCGAGGGTGTTGGCCTCCGGGTCGGGCCGGCGCACGAGGAGCGCGTCGTCGGCGCCGTCGAGCGCGGCGGTGACGAGCTCCTCGATGCGTCCGAAGCCGTCGGCGAGCACGTGCCTGGCCTGCATGGCGTGGTCCCTCCTGCCCGGGCGCCCGGACGGCGCCGCCGCGTCCGACGCTAGGCACGCCGCGACGTCGGCGCGCGGCGAGGGTTGACGGTGTGCGGTAGTTACCCGGTAATCTCGATGGTAGTTACCGAGTAACCCAGGGGGTTCGATGACCGTCCGGAACGGCGTCCTCGCGCTGCTCGCCGAGCAGCCCATGCACGCGTACCAGCTCAAGCAGCAGTTCGAGCAGCGCACCGGCGGCACCTGGCCGCTCAACATCGGCCAGGTCTGGACCACCGTGCACCGCCTCGTCCGCGACGGCCTCGTCGAGCCGCTGCCCGCCGACGAGCAGCCCGACGCCGAGCACTTCCGCCTCACGGCCGACGGGCGCGCCGAGGCCGCGGCCTGGTGGGCCCGGCCCGTCGACCGCGGCGCCCCGGCCCGCGACGAGCTCGTCATCAAGGTCGCCCTCGCCGTGACCGCGCCCGGTGTCGACGTGCAGGACGTCATCCAGCACCAGCGCCGCGAGTCGATGCGCGTGCTGCACGAGTACACCCGCCTCAAGAGCACCGACGGCGCCGACGACCTCGCCTGGTCCCTCGTGCTCGACCACCTCGTCTTCGCCGCCGAGGCGGAGGTGCGCTGGCTCGACCACGTCGAGTCACGGGCGTCCCGGGCCGCGTCGGAGGGACGCGCGCCCGGGACGTCGGACGTGGCGGACGCGCCGCGGCCGGCTGCCCGCCGCGCCCCCGCGGGCGGCACCCGATGAGCGCCCACCCCGTCCTCGTCGCCCTGCGCGGTGTCGGTCGTGTCCACGGCACCGGCCCCGCGGCCGTGCGCGCCCTGCGAGGCGTCGACCTCGAGGTGCACGCCGGCGAGCTCGTCGCCGTCATGGGACCCTCCGGCTCCGGCAAGTCCACGCTCCTCAACGTCGCGGGCGCCCTCGACACCCCCACCTCGGGCCGGGTCGTGATCGACGGGGAGGACGTCACCGCCTTCGACGAGCGGCGCCGCGCCGCCCTGCGCCGTCGCGCCGTCGGGTTCGTCTTCCAGGACCTCAACCTCGTGCCCGCCCTGACCGTCGCGGAGAACGTCGCCCTGCCGCGCGAGCTCGACGGCGTCGCACCCCGTCCGGCCCGCGCCGAGGCCCTCGCCGCGCTCGACGAGGTCGGCACCGCCGCGCTGGCGGACCGCTACCCCGACGACCTGTCCGGCGGGCAGCGCCAGCGCGTCGCGATCGCACGCGCCCTCATCGGCCCGCGGCGGGTCGTGCTCGCCGACGAGCCGACCGGGGCGCTCGACTCCGCGACCGGCGAGGAGGTCATGCGCGTGCTCCGCCGCCGCATCGACGCCGGGTCCGCGGGGCTGCTCGTCACGCACGAGCCCCGCTTCGCCGCATGGGCGGACCGCACCGTGTTCCTGCGCGACGGCGTGCTCGTCGACGGCACCGGAACCGCGGGCGGCCCCGAGGTGCTCCTCGGTGCGGTGCACCGATGAGCGTCACCGCCCCCGCGCGTCCCGCGCTGCCCGCACGCCTCGTCGCGTCCTGGCGGGTCGCCGGCCGGATCGCGCTGCGCGACGCCCGCGACGAGCGCGGTCGCACCGCCCTCGTCGCGGCCCTCGTCGCGCTGC
This region includes:
- a CDS encoding cold-shock protein, producing MPNGIVKWFNAEKGFGFIAPEDGGPDVFVHYSAIQSSGYRSLEEDQRVSFDVQQGPKGPQASNVAPA
- a CDS encoding PadR family transcriptional regulator, with amino-acid sequence MTVRNGVLALLAEQPMHAYQLKQQFEQRTGGTWPLNIGQVWTTVHRLVRDGLVEPLPADEQPDAEHFRLTADGRAEAAAWWARPVDRGAPARDELVIKVALAVTAPGVDVQDVIQHQRRESMRVLHEYTRLKSTDGADDLAWSLVLDHLVFAAEAEVRWLDHVESRASRAASEGRAPGTSDVADAPRPAARRAPAGGTR
- a CDS encoding DUF664 domain-containing protein codes for the protein MQARHVLADGFGRIEELVTAALDGADDALLVRRPDPEANTLAWLAWHIARVQDAQVAPLAGVEQVWTAQGWARRFDLPFDDDAHGYGQTPDDVARVAAPAPLLLDYLRAATAQTLAYLARLTDDDLDVVVDPGWDPPVTLGVRLVSVLADDLEHAGQAAYLRGVLDRTA
- a CDS encoding type II toxin-antitoxin system VapB family antitoxin is translated as MIFKAVGDGRPYPDHGLVTPAQWATVPPRQVRLDELVTTKVTLHLDALLAEDSTFYGDLFAHVVEHKGVLYLEDGLHRAVRAALHQRALLHARVLVVP
- a CDS encoding SRPBCC family protein, whose product is MSRRRVSIPLPTAGEVALGLLLAGLAGLPVLRTWALHLGATEAELDATLPGDDRTPSADLVATRAITVRAPADVVWPWVAQIGADRGGFYSYDALENLVGCGVRSADRVEPAWQTVRVGDAVALHPDLVLRVAVVEPGRALVLEGNAAPGEQQPPYGFTWAFVLRAAPGGGTRLVVRERYVRAGTAAKVVTEIASVASTVMSEKMLRGIRDRAERAGAAR
- a CDS encoding rhamnogalacturonan lyase; translation: MSLRSPARPLVLPAVLCTTALALTGLAAPASAGGGAHGPGAGLGAVQLERLDRGLVAVATSDGVFLSWRLLAPEVTGATATTQTGPQFVVRRDGEPIGTVEGATNLLDAEGTTDASYTVAAVVDGVEVDVSEPVTPWGDGHLDLPLSKPADGVTPAGEAYTYSANDMSVGDLDGDGRYEYVVKWDPSNSKDVSQIGYTGNVYLDAYELDGTQLWRIDLGVNIRAGAHYTQFPVADYDGDGTAELMVKTAPGTTITRYRADGSVRSTRPVTLPRDDVRAGVTHADDYRLSREGYYEHVVEMFRGWADREEVVSGQWPATLEEAFGIEPRYDYPLSDADARAVADYFMDVYAPSRSARNVLRNFEGFIVDGPEYLTVVGGDGRELQTVDYTPGRTDDGLLWGDYAMARIEPGNRVDRFLAGTAYLDGERPSAVFARGYYTRTTLVAYDWDGTKLRERWSVDSGWTPMTNPFNDGPHGRDGTDPEFGTLTTQGFHSFSVADVDADGRQEVVYGSATIDDDGSLLYSSFATMPPGSATPGEEARLGHGDAMHVTDIDPARPGLEVFTVHEGGTYAPYGMAMRDAATGETLFGVYSGRDTGRGMVGDVRPDVPGLEAWASLPGGSDASGLYSADGRVLQPTIPGTNMSIRWAADGTTQIVNGSGAATPTIDDATRGTLLTATGALTNNGTKGNPSLVADVLGDWREELFVRTADSSAIRVHLSTEVTDRGLVTLMHDPQYRAEVARQQTTYNQPAYPGFYLASDTDMTTVPVAQAWLPGSVGALRETFDGLVRSKDLQGLVVVEGKVALAAAQEAADRGDERALVRTLDRFADRVSTMRDSRVSKATPQARTTLTTAITRITTPLG
- a CDS encoding ABC transporter ATP-binding protein translates to MSAHPVLVALRGVGRVHGTGPAAVRALRGVDLEVHAGELVAVMGPSGSGKSTLLNVAGALDTPTSGRVVIDGEDVTAFDERRRAALRRRAVGFVFQDLNLVPALTVAENVALPRELDGVAPRPARAEALAALDEVGTAALADRYPDDLSGGQRQRVAIARALIGPRRVVLADEPTGALDSATGEEVMRVLRRRIDAGSAGLLVTHEPRFAAWADRTVFLRDGVLVDGTGTAGGPEVLLGAVHR